From Mobula hypostoma chromosome 8, sMobHyp1.1, whole genome shotgun sequence, the proteins below share one genomic window:
- the LOC134350210 gene encoding zinc finger protein 226-like, with product MGERTFTCSESGKGFTGSSNVQRHQQVHTEEKLFTCSECGNGFTQSAGLLAHECVHTGQRPFNCSDCGMGFTGSSNLQRHQRIHTAERPFTCSVCGKGFTRASGLQTHQTVHTGERPFTCSDCGKGFSLLSHLRRHQSVHTGEKLFTCSDCGKGFTQSPDLLAHQHIHTGERPFTCSECGKGFTDSSNLQRHQRVHTGEKPFTCSVCGKGFTRASGLQTHLPVHTGERPFTCLDCGKGFPWSFQLKVHQRIHTGERPFTCSDCGKGFTYSFNLQRHVRVHTGERPFTCSDCGKGFPRASDLIVHKRFHTGERPFICSDCGKRFTKSSDLKVHQRFHTGERPFTCSDCGKGFTRSSDLLAHQSVHTWERPFTCSVCGKGFTRASSLQTHQTVHTGERPFSCSDCGKGFTRSSSLKVHQRTHTGEKPFTCSDCGKGFSQLSHLKVHQRVHT from the coding sequence ATGGGTGAGAGGACATTTACTTGctcagagagtgggaagggattcactggcTCATCCAATGtacagagacaccagcaagttcacactgaggAGAAGctattcacctgctctgaatgtgggaatggattcactcaGTCAGCTGGCCTACTGGCACACGAGTGTGTTCACACTGGGCAGAGACCATTcaactgctcagactgtgggatgggATTCACTGgctcatccaacctacagagacaccagcgaattcacactgcggagaggccgttcacctgttctgtgtgtgggaagggattcactcgggcATCCGGCCTGCAGACACACCagacagttcacactggggagaggccgttcacatgttcagactgtgggaagggattctctcTGTTATCCCATCTAAgaagacaccagtcagttcacactggggagaagctgttcacctgttcagattgtgggaagggattcactcagtcaccTGACCTACTGGCACACCAACACATTCACACTGGTGAGAGACCATTTACTTGCTCTgaatgtggaaagggattcactgactcatccaacctacagagacaccagcgagttcacactggggagaagccgttcacatgttctgtgtgtgggaaggggttcactcGGGCATCCGGCCTGCAGACACACCTgccagttcacactggggagaggccgttcacctgcttagactgtgggaagggatttccttggtcatttcaactgaaggtacatcagcgaattcacactggggagagaccgttcacctgctcagactgtgggaagggatttacttaCTCATTCAACCTACAGAGACATgtgcgagttcacactggggagaggccattcacctgttcagattgtgggaagggatttcctCGGGCATCTGATCTGATAGTACACAAGCGATTTCACACTGGGGAAcggccgttcatctgctcagactgtgggaaacgATTCACTAAGTCGTCTGATTTGAAAGTACATCAGCgttttcacactggggagaggccgttcacctgctcagattgtgggaaaggatttactcggtcatctgacctactagcacaccagtcagttcacacttgGGAGAGGCCTTTCACTTgttctgtgtgtgggaaggggttcactcGGGCATCCAGTCTGCAGACACACCagacagttcacactggggagaggccgttctcctgctcagactgtgggaagggattcactcggtcatcttctctgaaggtgcatcagcgaactcacactggggagaagccattcacctgctcagactgtgggaagggatttagtCAGTTATCTCATCTAaaggtacaccagcgagttcacacataG